In one window of Anaerolineales bacterium DNA:
- a CDS encoding HAD family hydrolase, which yields MERTQALNIVHEYVKNENLIRHMLAVEAAMRFYAARMGEDQDLWGITGILHDFDWEIHPTLEEHPLAGAPILRARGVPDVVVRAVLSHADHSGIPRTTPMEKALYACDEITGLITAVALVRPSRSLYDLEAASVKKKWKDRAFAAGANRDEIARSAEEFGVELWEHVGNVILAMRTIAPKLGLEGNLTA from the coding sequence ATGGAACGAACACAAGCCCTAAATATCGTGCATGAATATGTGAAAAATGAAAACCTGATCCGCCACATGCTGGCCGTGGAAGCTGCCATGCGCTTTTATGCTGCCAGGATGGGTGAAGACCAGGACTTGTGGGGTATTACGGGTATCCTGCACGATTTCGACTGGGAAATTCACCCCACACTCGAAGAACACCCGCTTGCAGGGGCACCGATCTTACGGGCGCGCGGCGTACCCGATGTGGTTGTACGTGCTGTTCTCAGTCATGCGGACCATTCTGGCATCCCACGTACTACTCCGATGGAAAAAGCGCTGTATGCCTGTGATGAGATCACGGGCTTGATCACGGCAGTCGCCCTGGTACGGCCTTCTCGGTCACTTTACGATCTTGAAGCTGCCTCGGTAAAGAAGAAGTGGAAGGACCGCGCCTTTGCAGCCGGTGCTAACCGGGATGAAATTGCCAGATCTGCCGAAGAATTTGGCGTTGAGCTGTGGGAGCACGTGGGTAATGTGATTCTCGCCATGCGTACAATCGCTCCTAAGTTGGGTCTGGAAGGCAATCTAACCGCCTAA
- a CDS encoding bifunctional folylpolyglutamate synthase/dihydrofolate synthase, translating to MTNDEEAYKDALEYLYSFVDFSMQKAVTYSPERFKLERMQELVASLGNPQNTYPTIHVAGTKGKGSVCILCAAALNEAGYKVGLYTSPHLDDYAERIQINGEFIPHAHLVEMVEQIKPHVAAIPELTTFEITTALAFLYFAKQKVDAAVIEVGLGGRLDATNVVSPQVSVITSISYDHTLLLGNTLTEIAGEKAGIIKTDVPVISSPQVEEVRMVIEQIAQQRGTTLIQVGRDILYTEISHSRAGQTISVWSESELANPVEITIPLLGSHQAANAATAYACLKVFDQVGLKVDLRALQRGFSKAFWPGRFEIIQDDPPVILDCAHNRDSALKLSNTLSEYYPEKSVVLVFGASEDKDIDGMLAELMPLVKELIAVKSFHPRAIEPEKLVGMAMTYGHVVELVENIPQAVEKALELVDDDSLVLVTGSIFVVAEARKYWEKKANIRRY from the coding sequence ATGACAAACGACGAAGAAGCCTACAAGGATGCACTGGAATACTTATATAGTTTTGTCGATTTCAGCATGCAGAAGGCTGTTACTTACTCGCCTGAACGATTCAAACTGGAACGCATGCAGGAATTGGTCGCCTCGCTGGGAAATCCACAGAATACCTATCCGACCATCCATGTGGCTGGTACGAAGGGCAAAGGTTCGGTGTGCATCTTGTGTGCTGCGGCTTTGAATGAAGCAGGCTATAAAGTAGGGTTGTATACTTCACCCCACCTGGATGACTACGCCGAGCGGATCCAGATCAACGGTGAATTCATTCCGCATGCACACCTGGTGGAAATGGTCGAACAGATCAAACCGCATGTGGCAGCCATCCCAGAGCTGACTACTTTCGAGATCACCACGGCCCTGGCATTTCTATACTTCGCAAAACAGAAGGTGGATGCCGCCGTGATTGAAGTGGGCCTGGGTGGGCGCCTGGATGCAACCAATGTAGTCAGCCCGCAGGTTAGCGTAATCACCTCAATATCCTATGATCATACGTTGCTATTGGGCAATACGCTCACAGAGATTGCGGGAGAGAAGGCTGGCATCATCAAAACAGATGTGCCGGTGATCTCGTCTCCACAGGTCGAAGAAGTGCGGATGGTGATCGAACAAATCGCGCAGCAACGCGGTACCACACTGATCCAGGTGGGCCGAGATATTTTGTATACGGAGATTTCTCATTCACGGGCCGGTCAGACCATCTCGGTTTGGTCGGAGAGTGAGCTTGCAAACCCAGTGGAAATTACCATCCCATTATTAGGATCTCACCAGGCGGCCAATGCAGCTACCGCTTATGCCTGCTTGAAGGTGTTTGATCAGGTTGGGCTAAAAGTAGACCTGCGAGCGCTTCAGCGTGGGTTTTCCAAGGCGTTCTGGCCTGGTCGTTTTGAGATCATCCAAGACGATCCACCAGTGATCCTTGATTGTGCCCACAACCGTGATTCTGCTTTGAAGCTAAGCAACACGCTGTCTGAATACTACCCAGAGAAGAGTGTGGTCCTGGTCTTTGGTGCATCAGAAGACAAGGATATCGATGGGATGCTGGCTGAGCTAATGCCATTGGTGAAGGAGCTAATTGCGGTAAAATCCTTCCATCCCCGGGCCATCGAACCAGAGAAGCTGGTTGGTATGGCGATGACCTATGGGCATGTAGTTGAACTGGTGGAGAATATCCCACAGGCAGTTGAAAAAGCCCTTGAGTTGGTGGATGACGATAGCCTTGTGCTGGTCACCGGAAGTATCTTTGTGGTGGCTGAAGCGCGCAAATATTGGGAGAAGAAGGCAAATATCAGGAGATATTGA
- a CDS encoding RNA polymerase subunit sigma translates to MSEPALVNLETITLAAQLITQSHKTVTLTGAGISTRSGIPDFRSPGTGLWQRVEPMEVASLSAFRHNPEMFFEWFHPLAVMMYAAKPNPAHIALAKLQAAGYMSEIITQNIDGLHSRAGAENVLEVHGSLRSMSCTNCYLQVPSATILEDYLMKCTIPTCPDCGSILKPDVILYEEQLPVKTWIKAEEACKHCELLLVAGTSLEVMPSAKLPVQALEHGSKLIIINNAPTFMDVRADLVIRADVAEILPKIQEEVLNTGFIPQGRI, encoded by the coding sequence ATGAGTGAACCAGCTCTGGTAAACCTCGAAACGATCACTCTTGCCGCACAACTCATCACACAATCGCATAAAACCGTCACTCTGACTGGTGCGGGTATCTCGACCAGGTCTGGGATTCCTGATTTCCGCAGCCCAGGCACAGGTCTATGGCAGCGCGTTGAGCCGATGGAGGTCGCCTCCCTATCTGCTTTTCGGCACAACCCAGAGATGTTCTTCGAATGGTTTCACCCACTGGCGGTGATGATGTACGCTGCCAAGCCCAATCCTGCCCATATCGCCCTTGCCAAGCTTCAAGCAGCTGGGTACATGTCGGAGATTATCACCCAGAACATTGATGGTCTGCATAGTCGGGCAGGTGCAGAGAATGTGCTCGAAGTCCATGGATCGCTGAGGAGCATGTCGTGTACGAATTGCTACCTCCAGGTACCTTCAGCTACCATCCTGGAAGATTACCTGATGAAGTGTACCATCCCTACCTGCCCTGATTGCGGGAGTATCTTGAAACCAGATGTCATCCTCTATGAAGAGCAGCTGCCGGTTAAAACATGGATCAAGGCAGAAGAAGCTTGTAAGCACTGCGAGTTATTGCTTGTGGCCGGCACATCACTGGAAGTCATGCCATCAGCCAAATTACCGGTTCAAGCTCTGGAACACGGCTCAAAATTGATCATCATCAATAATGCCCCCACCTTCATGGATGTACGTGCTGACCTGGTCATCCGTGCCGATGTAGCGGAGATCTTGCCAAAAATCCAGGAAGAAGTATTAAACACAGGATTTATTCCCCAGGGGCGGATATAA
- a CDS encoding endolytic transglycosylase MltG, which yields MVECMPDKRVNSKANGCLLGMIVLVGLLIIAALLVPQLIISRAENRFGPGSAELSSKQKLYFSTLVLAQSRDLTEPVDLNGGDVDLTIEPGESVPSIAKKLWQAGLIPNQAAFRNYLLYTGMDTSLKAATFTLSPAMSPVEIALAIQSSVTADVTLSILPGWRIEEIANSLPTSGYSITPAEFISSTSTIPDGYSFTSCITGGSLEGYLYPGSYILPRETGINELLSQILMAFETQVTPELRNGFTAHGLDLCQAVTLASIVEREAMQEDEMPFIASVFYNRLRNGAVLASDPTVQYALGYNPAQATWWTNPLSVQDLQVDSPYNTYVYVGLPPGPIASPGPAALRAVAFPAQSPYYYFRAACDGSGRHLFAETYEEHVSNACP from the coding sequence ATGGTTGAATGCATGCCAGATAAGCGGGTAAACTCAAAAGCGAATGGCTGCCTGCTGGGAATGATCGTCCTGGTCGGCCTGCTAATCATTGCTGCCCTGCTAGTACCGCAGTTGATCATTTCCAGGGCCGAAAACAGGTTCGGACCCGGTTCTGCAGAGCTAAGCTCGAAACAAAAACTATATTTTTCTACACTGGTTTTGGCACAATCCAGGGACCTGACAGAGCCTGTTGACCTCAATGGTGGTGATGTAGATTTGACCATCGAGCCCGGCGAGTCGGTTCCATCCATTGCAAAAAAACTATGGCAGGCTGGCCTGATTCCGAACCAGGCAGCTTTTCGCAACTACTTGCTTTACACGGGGATGGATACCAGCCTGAAAGCTGCAACATTCACCCTCAGCCCGGCGATGTCTCCGGTCGAGATCGCCCTGGCAATCCAGTCGTCCGTCACGGCAGACGTTACTCTGAGTATTCTACCGGGCTGGCGCATCGAAGAAATCGCCAATAGCTTGCCCACCTCCGGGTATAGTATCACCCCCGCAGAATTCATCTCATCCACCTCCACGATCCCAGATGGTTATAGTTTTACGAGCTGCATCACAGGCGGTTCCCTTGAAGGCTATCTCTACCCGGGCAGCTATATCCTGCCACGTGAAACCGGTATAAATGAGCTCCTGTCACAAATCCTGATGGCTTTTGAGACGCAAGTGACCCCCGAGCTTAGAAATGGGTTCACCGCTCATGGCCTGGACTTGTGCCAGGCGGTGACCCTGGCCTCGATCGTTGAGCGCGAAGCCATGCAAGAAGATGAAATGCCGTTCATTGCCTCCGTGTTTTACAACCGCCTGCGGAATGGTGCTGTTCTCGCCTCCGACCCGACCGTCCAATACGCCCTCGGTTACAACCCGGCGCAGGCTACCTGGTGGACCAACCCACTTTCCGTCCAGGATTTACAAGTCGATTCACCCTATAACACGTACGTTTATGTTGGTCTCCCGCCAGGACCGATCGCCAGTCCAGGTCCTGCAGCGCTGCGGGCCGTCGCATTCCCAGCGCAGAGCCCCTATTATTACTTCAGGGCTGCCTGCGATGGATCGGGGCGGCACCTGTTCGCAGAGACCTATGAAGAGCATGTGTCAAATGCTTGCCCCTAA
- the tilS gene encoding tRNA lysidine(34) synthetase TilS: protein MIIQDKSIKFLDNSLYAIILFAMIEQVVNILQQDCKIHEQGLLIVGVSGGPDSLFLLNVLYECGYNLVVVHINHKLRPEADEEAQYVRQAAAQIGVDCVVWEVDVLGFAEKHKIAIEEAARRLRYQHLFDQAQQRSASAVLVGHTADDQVETILMHLLRGSGLVGLRGMQTCTLPNSWSEHIPLVRPLLFTWRSDILQYLAEKQIQPAFDQTNLDTAYYRNRVRYDLLPQLEEYAPRLRQNLLRLGQILSDDYQLIQRQVDIAWTICLLNHEQGYLAFHRPNFERQLPSVQRYLLRRAIEGFVPGLTDVGFECIERGRKFIAENKPSGQVDLLDGMRLIRDVDVFWLTSGDDLPISAYPQLKPDETIAIPIPGRSLLKNSWVLETEMVADNKQAIEQEKRNNDRYQAWFDMDKISLPLVLRSRESGDRIHPAGMDGHSIKISDLMINQKLPLRARKNWPLICCGDKIVWVPGYRQSGLATIDKQSTSIAHLILVRKLST from the coding sequence TTGATCATACAGGATAAATCTATAAAATTCCTCGATAATTCATTATACGCTATAATTTTATTTGCTATGATCGAACAGGTTGTTAATATTTTACAACAGGATTGTAAAATCCACGAGCAGGGACTCCTCATTGTGGGTGTTTCGGGAGGACCCGATAGCCTTTTCCTGCTGAATGTTTTATATGAGTGCGGTTATAACCTGGTAGTGGTTCATATAAACCACAAGCTTCGGCCAGAAGCTGATGAAGAAGCACAGTACGTAAGGCAAGCTGCGGCACAAATTGGGGTTGACTGCGTGGTGTGGGAGGTGGATGTACTCGGTTTTGCGGAAAAGCACAAGATTGCCATTGAGGAAGCTGCCCGCAGGCTGAGATACCAGCACCTCTTCGATCAAGCACAGCAGCGCAGCGCCAGCGCAGTACTCGTTGGCCATACTGCAGATGACCAGGTTGAGACAATTCTCATGCACCTGTTACGCGGTTCTGGCCTGGTGGGGTTGCGCGGCATGCAAACCTGCACACTGCCCAATTCATGGAGCGAGCATATTCCGCTGGTGCGTCCCTTGCTATTCACCTGGCGGTCAGACATCCTGCAATACCTGGCTGAAAAACAGATCCAGCCTGCTTTCGATCAAACCAACCTGGACACTGCTTACTATCGGAACCGGGTTCGATATGACCTGCTTCCCCAGCTGGAAGAGTATGCCCCTCGCCTACGCCAGAACCTGCTACGTCTTGGCCAGATCCTGAGCGATGATTATCAGCTCATCCAGAGGCAGGTGGATATTGCCTGGACTATCTGCCTGCTCAACCATGAGCAGGGATACCTGGCTTTTCACCGCCCCAATTTCGAGCGCCAACTGCCATCTGTTCAGCGTTATCTGTTGCGCCGGGCGATCGAAGGATTTGTCCCCGGCTTGACGGACGTGGGTTTTGAGTGCATCGAGAGAGGGCGTAAGTTTATCGCGGAGAATAAACCTTCCGGTCAGGTAGACCTCCTGGATGGGATGAGGCTTATCCGTGACGTCGATGTATTTTGGCTGACATCTGGCGATGACCTACCAATCTCAGCTTACCCTCAGCTCAAACCTGATGAGACAATCGCTATACCCATCCCAGGGAGATCACTTTTGAAAAATAGCTGGGTCCTTGAGACTGAGATGGTAGCCGATAATAAGCAGGCTATCGAGCAAGAAAAGCGGAATAACGATCGCTATCAAGCCTGGTTCGATATGGATAAGATTTCATTACCCCTGGTTTTACGGTCCAGAGAGAGTGGTGACCGCATCCATCCAGCCGGTATGGATGGTCACTCGATCAAGATTTCTGACCTGATGATCAATCAAAAATTGCCCCTGAGAGCGCGCAAGAACTGGCCACTGATTTGTTGTGGGGATAAAATCGTATGGGTACCAGGATACCGCCAGAGCGGACTGGCAACGATAGATAAGCAGAGCACCTCAATCGCCCACCTGATATTAGTCAGGAAGCTCAGCACCTAG
- a CDS encoding transcriptional regulator — MLDNSDQIHALLAEGMGQTLHWFPEEVSISILATTLVGMANAIGGLVLLGVSPRVGELVGVKNYQAACDRVFQSALLVEPTLVLPIPRLVKVKNTITGNSVDLVLVTVPDGLPYVYCLEGRYLGREGSQNNPLSARQLYQLLAQRSSVQFESRLVPDASLEDLDQEQVMEYAGISGNIATDDLENGHEFLLRRGCLKQVDDMLKLTNAAVLLFGRFPQQWLPNATILAGRFPGRALTGEYIKKEITGSLPQQLQQAEAFIRTNLRTTVRLVGLQHQETLEYPFEAVRELLVNAIAHRDYNLQGDNIHLNIFSDRLEITSPGSLPGPVTIKNLLEARFARNAVISQVLSDLGYVERLGYGLDRVVEVTRAAGLLPPQFEETSGTFRVTLYASQVGGCEGGSFPDLSAYASLDLNPRQQLALAQVSLHARISSHDYQALCPDVHSETLRRDLADLVTRGILIKVGDKKSTYYILKRI, encoded by the coding sequence ATGCTTGATAACTCGGATCAGATCCATGCATTGCTGGCTGAAGGGATGGGTCAAACCCTGCACTGGTTCCCCGAGGAGGTATCCATCTCTATTTTAGCAACCACGCTGGTTGGGATGGCCAACGCAATAGGGGGCTTGGTACTTTTAGGCGTCTCTCCAAGGGTAGGTGAGCTGGTGGGAGTTAAGAATTATCAAGCTGCCTGTGATCGGGTATTTCAATCTGCTTTACTGGTTGAGCCAACCCTGGTCCTGCCCATACCTCGCCTGGTGAAGGTGAAGAACACGATCACAGGAAACTCGGTCGACCTCGTTTTGGTTACGGTACCCGATGGGCTGCCTTATGTATACTGCCTGGAAGGCCGTTATTTAGGCCGGGAGGGTAGCCAGAACAATCCATTGTCCGCTCGTCAGCTATACCAGCTGCTTGCGCAGCGGAGTTCGGTACAGTTCGAATCGCGGCTGGTGCCTGATGCCTCTCTCGAAGACCTGGATCAGGAACAGGTCATGGAATATGCCGGTATAAGCGGTAATATCGCCACGGATGATTTGGAAAATGGCCATGAATTTCTGCTCCGCCGAGGATGCCTAAAGCAGGTGGATGACATGCTGAAGCTCACCAACGCTGCCGTGCTGCTATTCGGCCGTTTCCCGCAACAGTGGCTGCCCAATGCCACCATTCTGGCTGGGCGCTTCCCAGGCAGGGCACTCACCGGTGAATATATCAAAAAAGAAATCACGGGTAGCTTGCCTCAGCAATTGCAGCAGGCAGAGGCATTCATCCGCACGAACTTGAGGACAACAGTCAGGCTGGTGGGTCTACAGCATCAGGAAACTCTAGAATATCCTTTTGAAGCTGTACGTGAGCTGCTGGTCAATGCGATCGCCCACCGTGATTACAACCTGCAAGGTGATAATATCCACCTTAATATTTTCTCTGACCGGCTGGAGATCACTTCACCTGGCAGCCTGCCAGGACCTGTGACGATAAAGAACCTGTTGGAAGCGCGCTTCGCTCGTAATGCGGTGATCTCTCAGGTTTTGTCCGACTTAGGGTATGTTGAACGGCTTGGGTACGGATTGGATCGGGTTGTCGAAGTAACGCGCGCTGCGGGATTGCTGCCTCCCCAATTTGAGGAAACTTCGGGGACCTTCCGGGTGACGTTATATGCCAGCCAGGTTGGCGGCTGTGAAGGTGGCAGTTTCCCTGATTTATCTGCTTATGCTTCGCTTGACCTGAACCCCCGTCAGCAGCTGGCGTTGGCCCAAGTGAGCCTTCATGCACGCATCAGCAGCCATGATTACCAGGCTCTATGCCCGGATGTGCATTCCGAGACATTGCGTCGTGACCTGGCAGACCTGGTAACACGGGGTATCCTTATCAAAGTGGGGGACAAGAAGTCAACCTATTATATTCTTAAGCGAATTTAG
- the lon gene encoding endopeptidase La, with protein sequence MKDSDWYYHDDDEEFGEAVHRRTEELYKVPDAIPDDDGLIECPVLPLRDLVIFPHMVAPVFVGREGSLLAIEEAQMDNHTVIALTQRDSSVDNPKISDFLTLGVELAVGRLVSMPDGSSSALAQGRRRVEIVEFTQHDPFMIAKARPLTETTHVNREIDATMRTALELFQKCVQLNRSLPDEAYLYALNIEEPGWLADMIVTTISPPLDERLKLLQSLNPAERLKQVVALLAQEADVLELEDQIHTRAQSEVDRTQREFYLREQMRVIQTELGEADAWTREISDLRKRIEGIGLPEEVMLRTIKELDRLNQMMPMSPEVGIIRTYIDWILDLPWTTMTDDNLDVHHAAKVLEQYHYGLPRAKDRILEYIAVRSLKPKRSKQPILCFVGPPGTGKTSLGRSIAEALGRKFVRLSLGGVRDEAEIRGHRRTYIGALPGRILQTMRRAGTINPLFMLDEVDKLGQDFRGDPSSALLEVLDPEQNHAFSDHYLELAYDLSKVMFITTANYTGPIPSALIDRMEVIEFPGYIEEEKIEIAHRFLLPRQLEEAGLDDDKIRFQEQALKRIVREYTYEAGVRNFEREIGMICRKVARVKAEGKTYPRLVTAGSIEKYLGPPQFFDQEAERQDEVGVATAIAWTENGGEIMPVEVLLMDGKGNLQITGQIGNVMQESAQAALSYLKSRSRQFNLDPGIYENLDIHIHIPEGAIPKDGPSAGITICTALVSAYTGREVRKDVGMTGEITLRGHVLPVGGVREKVLSAHRSGLKTVILPKRNAKDLLDVPRRARNELHLVLVDHIDQVLEVALKPAKTQATPRKRIAKKTKLKGEADAEHVADTLIEQINT encoded by the coding sequence ATGAAGGATAGTGATTGGTATTACCATGATGATGATGAAGAATTCGGCGAGGCCGTGCATCGCCGGACGGAAGAGCTTTACAAGGTGCCCGATGCGATTCCTGATGATGATGGATTGATCGAATGCCCTGTCTTACCCCTACGTGACCTGGTGATTTTCCCCCATATGGTTGCACCGGTCTTCGTAGGGCGGGAAGGTTCCTTATTGGCGATCGAGGAAGCCCAGATGGATAATCATACGGTGATCGCCTTGACTCAACGCGATTCTTCTGTTGACAATCCGAAAATTAGTGACTTCCTCACTTTAGGGGTAGAGTTAGCCGTGGGTCGGCTGGTGAGCATGCCGGATGGCTCAAGCTCTGCCTTGGCTCAAGGACGTAGGCGGGTGGAAATCGTCGAGTTCACCCAGCACGACCCGTTTATGATCGCCAAGGCCCGTCCCCTAACGGAAACCACGCATGTAAACCGTGAGATTGATGCGACCATGCGTACCGCCCTCGAGCTATTCCAAAAGTGCGTCCAGCTCAACCGCAGCCTGCCCGATGAAGCCTATCTATATGCCTTAAACATTGAGGAACCTGGTTGGCTGGCAGACATGATCGTCACAACCATTTCTCCACCTCTGGATGAGCGCTTAAAGCTGCTGCAATCATTAAATCCTGCTGAACGTTTGAAACAGGTGGTGGCATTGCTGGCTCAAGAAGCTGACGTACTCGAGCTCGAAGATCAGATCCATACCCGGGCGCAGAGTGAGGTCGACCGCACCCAACGTGAGTTCTACCTGCGCGAGCAGATGCGTGTTATCCAGACCGAGCTGGGCGAAGCTGATGCATGGACCCGAGAAATCTCCGATTTGCGAAAACGGATCGAAGGCATTGGCTTGCCCGAGGAGGTTATGCTGCGCACCATCAAGGAGCTCGACCGCCTGAACCAGATGATGCCAATGTCTCCCGAGGTGGGCATCATCCGTACGTACATTGATTGGATCCTGGATCTTCCCTGGACGACGATGACCGACGATAACCTGGATGTACACCACGCGGCAAAGGTCCTGGAGCAGTACCACTATGGGTTACCCCGGGCAAAGGACCGCATCCTGGAATATATTGCCGTGCGAAGCCTCAAGCCCAAACGTTCCAAGCAACCCATCCTGTGTTTTGTTGGCCCTCCAGGTACTGGCAAGACCTCCCTGGGACGTTCCATCGCTGAGGCATTGGGACGCAAGTTCGTCCGGCTTTCGCTCGGGGGTGTGCGAGACGAAGCCGAGATCCGCGGGCACCGCCGTACGTACATCGGTGCCCTGCCTGGGCGCATCCTACAAACCATGCGACGGGCTGGGACCATCAATCCGCTGTTCATGCTGGATGAGGTCGACAAGCTTGGGCAGGACTTTCGCGGTGATCCCTCCTCAGCCTTGCTGGAAGTGCTCGACCCCGAGCAGAACCATGCCTTTTCCGACCACTACCTCGAGCTGGCATATGACCTGTCGAAGGTCATGTTTATCACGACTGCCAATTACACCGGCCCCATCCCATCTGCTTTAATAGACCGCATGGAAGTGATCGAATTCCCGGGCTATATCGAGGAAGAAAAAATCGAGATTGCTCACCGATTCCTGCTACCCCGCCAATTGGAAGAAGCCGGGTTGGACGACGATAAAATTCGCTTCCAGGAGCAGGCGCTAAAACGAATCGTCCGTGAATATACATATGAGGCCGGTGTACGCAACTTTGAGCGTGAGATTGGGATGATCTGCAGGAAAGTTGCCAGGGTCAAGGCGGAAGGGAAGACCTACCCCAGGCTGGTCACAGCTGGAAGTATAGAAAAATACCTGGGTCCACCGCAATTCTTCGACCAGGAAGCTGAGCGGCAGGATGAAGTTGGTGTGGCAACCGCCATTGCCTGGACGGAAAATGGCGGTGAGATCATGCCAGTCGAGGTGCTGCTGATGGATGGTAAGGGTAACCTGCAGATCACCGGCCAGATCGGGAATGTGATGCAGGAATCTGCTCAGGCAGCGCTCTCTTACCTCAAGTCACGCTCTCGCCAGTTCAACCTCGACCCCGGGATTTACGAAAACCTGGATATCCATATTCACATCCCCGAAGGTGCCATCCCTAAAGATGGACCCAGCGCAGGGATAACGATCTGCACCGCTCTTGTTTCTGCCTATACCGGGCGTGAAGTAAGAAAGGATGTGGGCATGACCGGTGAGATCACCTTACGCGGACACGTGCTGCCGGTAGGTGGCGTCCGTGAGAAGGTCCTTTCGGCACATCGGTCTGGTCTTAAAACCGTCATCCTGCCCAAGCGTAACGCCAAGGACCTCCTGGATGTACCCAGGCGAGCTCGTAACGAGCTCCACCTCGTGCTGGTTGATCATATCGACCAGGTGCTGGAGGTGGCTTTAAAACCTGCCAAGACCCAGGCTACCCCAAGGAAGCGTATCGCAAAAAAAACTAAGCTGAAGGGTGAGGCAGATGCTGAACATGTTGCAGATACCCTAATCGAGCAAATCAATACGTAA